GTGGCGTGGACGGAAGGTGGCCGCGAGCGACAGCACTCGGTCGCGCGGGGACTTCACGTCATGCCGGAGGACGCGGAGATCGTCGCGGTGCACGACTCGGCCCGCGCGCTCGTCACGAGTGAGCTGATCGAGCGGGTGATCGAGGACGCACGAATCCATGGCGGCGCGATCGCGGCGCTGCCGATGTCCGACACGGTGAAGCGGGTTGGGGACTCGGTGATCCTCGAGACGCTTGCGCGTGAAGCGCTGTGGCGCGCACAGACGCCTCAGGCATTCCGGCGCGCATGGCTCGTCGAGGCCCACGCGAAGTCGGCATGCGCGACCGCGGTCGCGACCGACGATGCGGCGCTGGTCGAGGCGCTCGGCCACCCGGTGCACGTGACGCCGGGAGATGCGCACAACCTGAAGATCACGACGCCCGACGATCTGGCGCTCGCCGAAGTTTGGCTCGCGCGCCGCGGGATCGGCGTCACGGAGACACGCGGATGAGCGCACGAGTGGGCATCGGCTACGACATTCATCGCATCGCGGTGGGGCGACCGCTGGTGCTGGGCGGCGTGCGATTCGAGAGCCCGTGGGGGCTCGATGGACATAGCGATGCCGACGTCGTGTCGCACGCGATCGGAGATGCGCTGCTGGGCGCGATGGCGCTCGGTGATCTGGGCACGCACTTTCCACCCGGCGAACCGGCGTGGAAGGATGCTTCGAGCCTCGACCTGCTGGCGCGCATCCGTGCACTGCTCGATGCCCAGGGCGCGCGCATCGTGAACGTCGATGCGGCAGTCGCCGCCGAGGCGCCCAAACTCATGCCGATGCGCGATCGTATGCGCGAGAACGTCGCGTTCGCACTCGGGCTCGAGGTCGCTCAGGTCTCGATCAAGGCGACCACCAACGAGCGTCTGGGCGCGATCGGGCGCTCGGAAGGGATCGCAGCGTGGGCCGTCGCGATGGTGGAGGTCGGGTGAGCGTGCGGGTCCGCTTCGCCCCGAGTCCGACCGGCTGGCTGCACGTCGGCGGCGCACGTACCGCGCTGTTCAACTGGCTGTTCGCGCGCCGCCACGGCGGCGTGCTGGTGCTGCGAATCGAGGACACCGATCTCGAGCGCTCGAGTGCTGCGAGCGAACAGGCGGTGCTCGAGGACCTCGCGTGGCTCGAGCTCGACTGGGACGAGGGACCCGACCGCGGAGGCCCGCACGGACCCTATCGCCAGAGCGAGCGCATCGCGCTCTACAAAGAGCGCGCGGAGCTGCTGGTCGCTCAGGGGGCTGCGTATCCGTGTTTCTGCACCGATCACGAACTCGAGCTGCGACGCCAGGCCGCCCTGGCCGGCGGCCGGCCCCCGCACTACGACGGGCATTGCCGGACCCTGTCGCAGACGGAACGCGACGGCCTGAGAGCCGAGGGTCGTCCCGAGAGTGTGCGCTTCCGGGTCCACGACCACGACGTGGTGCTGACCGATCGCGTGCGCGGCGAGGTGCGTTTTCCGGCCGGCATGGTGGGCGACTTCGTGGTGCTGCGCGCGAATGGTCTGCCGACCTACAACTTCGCGTGTGTGGTCGACGATGCGGGCATGCAGATCACGCACGTGATCCGCGCCGACGAGCATCTCGCCAACAC
This Candidatus Eisenbacteria bacterium DNA region includes the following protein-coding sequences:
- the ispD gene encoding 2-C-methyl-D-erythritol 4-phosphate cytidylyltransferase is translated as MSTVALLLCAGRGERLGAEVGKALVPLASRPLFTWSLEALEHCRAIDAIVVVGPVSPLQHALAATGLAIRKVVAWTEGGRERQHSVARGLHVMPEDAEIVAVHDSARALVTSELIERVIEDARIHGGAIAALPMSDTVKRVGDSVILETLAREALWRAQTPQAFRRAWLVEAHAKSACATAVATDDAALVEALGHPVHVTPGDAHNLKITTPDDLALAEVWLARRGIGVTETRG
- a CDS encoding 2-C-methyl-D-erythritol 2,4-cyclodiphosphate synthase — translated: MSARVGIGYDIHRIAVGRPLVLGGVRFESPWGLDGHSDADVVSHAIGDALLGAMALGDLGTHFPPGEPAWKDASSLDLLARIRALLDAQGARIVNVDAAVAAEAPKLMPMRDRMRENVAFALGLEVAQVSIKATTNERLGAIGRSEGIAAWAVAMVEVG